One Acutalibacter muris DNA window includes the following coding sequences:
- a CDS encoding threonine/serine exporter family protein, whose protein sequence is MPLSTLELPFRMGQILLENGAEISRVQETMERVARAYNIEGFDVYVLTNSIFATASEDGVSHSTTFRYVPGTTVHLGRIMAVNQLSREIAEGLHTPEEALMRLEGIKSISYSPLPARVLCCAAGSAAFSFLFGGGPLDSLVAFFCGVVLELYLDFADRKGMSKFLKNLSSSALVTLCGAAFFLMGLGQNMDKIIIGSIIRLVPGVALTNSIRDFFSGDYLSGAIRMLDAFLVGGCIAVGVGFVIKALSVLTGGALL, encoded by the coding sequence ATGCCTTTATCCACACTGGAGCTGCCCTTTAGGATGGGCCAGATCCTTTTAGAGAACGGCGCGGAGATATCCCGGGTCCAGGAGACCATGGAGCGGGTGGCCCGAGCCTATAATATAGAGGGCTTTGACGTGTATGTGCTCACAAACTCCATCTTCGCCACGGCCAGCGAGGACGGCGTCAGCCATAGCACCACCTTCCGCTATGTCCCCGGCACCACGGTGCACCTGGGGCGCATAATGGCCGTGAACCAGCTCTCCCGGGAGATAGCCGAGGGCCTGCACACCCCAGAGGAGGCCCTTATGCGCCTTGAGGGGATAAAAAGCATATCCTATTCCCCCCTGCCCGCCCGGGTGCTCTGCTGCGCTGCGGGCAGCGCGGCGTTCAGCTTCCTTTTCGGCGGTGGACCTCTGGACTCTCTGGTGGCGTTCTTCTGCGGCGTGGTGCTGGAGCTGTACCTGGACTTCGCGGACAGAAAGGGTATGTCAAAGTTTTTAAAGAATCTCTCCTCCAGCGCCCTTGTGACCCTCTGCGGCGCGGCGTTTTTCCTTATGGGCCTTGGGCAGAATATGGACAAGATAATAATCGGCTCCATCATCCGCCTGGTGCCCGGGGTGGCCCTTACCAACTCCATCAGGGACTTCTTCAGCGGCGACTACCTCTCCGGCGCAATACGTATGCTGGACGCTTTCTTAGTGGGCGGCTGCATAGCCGTGGGGGTGGGCTTTGTAATTAAGGCCCTGTCTGTTCTGACAGGGGGTGCCCTTCTATGA
- a CDS encoding HD-GYP domain-containing protein yields the protein MREYQEKYLRNLQRVFELNSLPGELPSPEGYLARRAQRAKELKVLSEENTALLRRELFPLLDDIITATEDDISNLEEFAAAMNSRGAYLDLVLCYYLHNAIITYARHWHKRDLLIRHLYHCAMTLFYMQEILRRADRTDYNWRMSLMFGEAASYIKQYDQIEDMETRGYIHRAMGNLALAYAGLDEADGRRKSAAIRRSLQILEDPVYHEKSPDLPWDLYLMKTHQERTTALGLLRTGFADPQIQREVMESAEYVRDGLGRRGGGQIPIRWQYAYEAAQYHCGVRPLSYLLNWLENAYLERDEGDYSPESFYRNMFLPALYASYICHSPEIMYSKKYVLSFMYRRLEAYVRGMQDNQLSEATLNNLLACLQSFVEYPDGILEKDFIMALVVCRSPDSFASSYMASQISQMMVSKALEDCPQALEGALGYSGAEALWDHKEELFTFVREACLLHNVGFLAFCNLSRRIGRSRLEEEENLIRCHVYAGARILEQSPSTRPYVNAALGHHRFFDGSGGYPPEYRREEDPNAMLTDLISAAVHLVGLLDGGTTNLEEALENLRQESGRRLSPAWSGLLIELKPELREYLRFGQAEAFEAAFRLLKGRENEKE from the coding sequence ATGAGGGAATATCAGGAGAAATACCTTAGGAACCTTCAGCGGGTGTTCGAGCTCAACTCCCTGCCCGGGGAGCTGCCCTCCCCGGAGGGATATCTGGCCCGGCGGGCCCAGAGGGCCAAAGAGCTAAAGGTGCTGTCTGAGGAGAACACCGCCCTGCTGCGCCGGGAGCTGTTCCCCCTGCTGGACGATATCATCACCGCCACCGAGGACGATATCTCGAACCTGGAGGAGTTTGCCGCCGCCATGAACTCCCGGGGGGCGTACCTGGACCTGGTGCTGTGTTACTACCTTCACAACGCCATAATAACCTATGCCCGCCACTGGCATAAGCGGGACCTGCTTATCAGGCACCTGTACCACTGTGCCATGACCCTTTTCTATATGCAGGAGATACTCCGCCGGGCGGACAGGACGGACTATAACTGGAGGATGAGCCTTATGTTTGGCGAGGCCGCCTCATATATCAAGCAGTACGACCAGATAGAGGACATGGAGACCCGGGGCTATATCCACCGTGCCATGGGCAACCTGGCCCTGGCCTATGCCGGGCTGGACGAGGCCGACGGCCGTCGGAAATCCGCGGCCATACGCCGCTCGTTGCAGATACTTGAGGACCCCGTATACCACGAGAAATCCCCGGACCTGCCCTGGGACCTGTATCTTATGAAGACACATCAGGAGCGCACCACCGCCCTGGGCCTGCTGCGCACGGGCTTTGCGGACCCACAGATACAGCGGGAGGTGATGGAGTCCGCCGAATACGTGCGTGACGGGCTTGGCCGCAGGGGCGGCGGACAGATACCCATACGCTGGCAGTACGCCTATGAGGCAGCCCAGTACCACTGCGGCGTGCGCCCCCTCTCCTACCTTCTGAACTGGCTGGAGAACGCCTATTTGGAGCGGGACGAGGGGGACTATTCCCCCGAGAGCTTCTATCGTAATATGTTCCTCCCGGCTCTGTACGCCTCCTACATCTGTCATAGCCCGGAGATAATGTACAGTAAAAAGTACGTGCTCAGCTTCATGTACCGAAGGCTGGAGGCCTATGTGCGGGGTATGCAGGACAACCAGCTGAGCGAGGCCACCCTCAATAACCTGCTGGCCTGCTTACAGAGCTTTGTGGAATACCCGGACGGCATACTTGAAAAGGACTTTATAATGGCCCTGGTGGTATGCCGCAGCCCGGACAGCTTCGCTTCGTCCTATATGGCCTCCCAGATATCCCAGATGATGGTAAGTAAAGCCCTGGAGGACTGCCCCCAGGCCCTTGAGGGCGCGCTGGGCTATAGCGGAGCCGAAGCCCTTTGGGATCATAAGGAGGAGCTTTTTACCTTCGTCCGGGAGGCCTGCCTGCTTCATAACGTGGGCTTTCTGGCCTTTTGCAACCTCTCCCGCCGTATTGGCCGCAGCCGCCTTGAGGAGGAGGAGAACCTTATCCGCTGCCACGTCTACGCCGGGGCAAGGATATTGGAGCAGAGCCCTTCTACCCGGCCCTATGTGAACGCCGCCCTGGGGCATCACCGCTTCTTTGACGGCAGCGGCGGCTATCCCCCGGAGTACCGGCGGGAGGAGGACCCGAATGCCATGCTCACGGACCTTATCAGCGCCGCAGTACATCTGGTGGGGCTTCTGGACGGCGGAACCACGAACCTGGAGGAGGCTCTTGAGAACCTTCGCCAGGAGTCCGGCAGGCGGCTCTCCCCGGCTTGGAGCGGGCTGCTCATAGAGCTGAAGCCGGAGCTTCGGGAGTACCTGCGCTTTGGTCAGGCAGAAGCCTTTGAGGCGGCGTTCCGGCTTTTGAAGGGCAGAGAAAACGAAAAGGAGTAA
- a CDS encoding ATP-binding response regulator: MPDNRPFSQWDASSLPVIAFAPTSHAVLYHNPAAAHLEPGGLIAGLPSEERAALLSALDGQSGDPVFLHAGGEVYSPLMLPAGGCTLCLFQAVTGYYNRTRDALDQALMASEAKTTFLSEMSHDIRTPMGAIAGLTDIALSQPGSPTKVTECLKKIKVASEHMMSLLNEVLDMSRIESGRVQIQPEPTNLSDLLHEILIVARPQADSGGLRFVLEMGRIARENLVLDSVRLKQVCLNLLSNAIKYTPRGGRVDMAFAVLPAGDGDSVTMHVQVKDNGIGMSREFLMKLFTPFEREEKSSVHKIQGTGLGMTITKNLIELMGGQIQVESETDKGSCFTLDLPFTAAPDPDIDGSLEGCKVLLLDSDARQGDLTLSLLKELGMECDWARSAMDAAAYLNDCDLFGTRYQFLLAAEKLEGAEMALLLPELRNRLGQDLPILLLTDSDWSQIEYVFTRSGVDGHIPLPLFKSKLASLLSSYAGGAGRGAPPAEVRCNLSGLRLLLAEDNDLNREIAVELIGESGALIDCAEDGRQAVDMFQNSSPGYYDAILMDVQMPVLGGLDATRELRALARPDAKSVPIIAMTANAFVEDVKKSLEAGMDAHISKPLDIDKVLSTIDSLARGRRP; encoded by the coding sequence ATGCCCGATAACCGACCCTTTTCCCAATGGGACGCGTCCTCTCTTCCGGTGATAGCCTTTGCCCCCACTTCCCATGCCGTCCTCTACCATAATCCCGCCGCCGCCCATCTGGAACCCGGCGGCCTGATAGCCGGCCTTCCCTCTGAGGAGCGGGCGGCCCTTCTGTCCGCCCTTGACGGGCAGAGCGGGGACCCTGTGTTCCTGCACGCCGGCGGGGAGGTATACTCGCCCCTGATGCTGCCTGCCGGAGGCTGCACGCTATGCCTTTTCCAGGCTGTAACGGGCTACTATAACAGGACCCGGGACGCCCTGGACCAGGCGCTGATGGCCAGCGAGGCCAAGACTACCTTTTTGTCGGAGATGTCACACGACATACGCACCCCCATGGGAGCCATCGCGGGCCTTACGGATATAGCCCTCTCACAGCCCGGCTCTCCCACCAAGGTAACCGAGTGCCTTAAAAAGATAAAGGTGGCCTCGGAGCATATGATGTCCCTTCTCAACGAGGTGCTGGATATGTCCCGCATCGAGAGCGGGCGTGTCCAGATACAGCCCGAGCCCACCAACCTTTCGGACCTTCTGCACGAGATACTTATCGTCGCCCGGCCCCAGGCCGATTCCGGGGGACTTCGGTTTGTGCTGGAGATGGGCCGGATAGCCCGGGAAAACCTGGTGCTGGACTCGGTGCGCCTGAAGCAGGTCTGCCTGAACCTGCTGTCCAACGCCATAAAGTACACCCCCCGGGGCGGCCGGGTGGATATGGCCTTCGCGGTGCTGCCCGCCGGGGACGGTGACAGTGTGACCATGCACGTGCAGGTGAAGGACAACGGCATCGGCATGAGCCGGGAGTTCCTCATGAAGCTCTTCACCCCCTTCGAGCGTGAGGAGAAGAGCTCCGTGCACAAAATACAGGGCACTGGCCTTGGCATGACCATCACAAAAAACCTGATAGAGCTAATGGGCGGCCAAATCCAGGTGGAGAGCGAAACCGACAAGGGCAGCTGCTTTACCCTTGACCTCCCCTTCACCGCCGCCCCGGACCCGGATATTGACGGGAGTCTTGAGGGCTGTAAGGTCCTGCTCCTTGACAGCGACGCAAGGCAGGGGGACCTGACTCTATCCCTTTTAAAGGAGCTGGGTATGGAGTGCGACTGGGCCCGCTCGGCCATGGACGCGGCGGCGTATCTCAACGACTGCGACCTTTTCGGGACCCGGTACCAGTTCCTTCTGGCCGCGGAAAAGCTGGAGGGGGCGGAGATGGCCCTGCTGCTCCCGGAGCTTCGGAACCGGCTTGGCCAGGACCTGCCCATACTGCTGCTCACCGACAGCGACTGGAGCCAGATAGAGTATGTATTCACCCGCTCCGGCGTGGACGGCCACATACCTCTGCCCCTCTTTAAAAGCAAGCTGGCCTCCCTTCTCTCCTCCTATGCCGGCGGCGCCGGCCGGGGGGCGCCGCCGGCAGAGGTCCGCTGCAACCTGAGCGGGCTGCGGCTGCTCCTTGCCGAAGACAACGATCTCAACCGTGAAATAGCCGTAGAGCTTATCGGTGAATCGGGTGCCCTTATAGACTGCGCCGAGGACGGCCGCCAGGCTGTGGATATGTTCCAAAATAGCTCCCCCGGATATTACGACGCCATACTTATGGACGTGCAGATGCCCGTGCTGGGCGGCCTGGACGCCACCCGGGAGCTGCGGGCCCTGGCCCGCCCGGACGCGAAGTCCGTGCCAATAATAGCCATGACCGCCAACGCCTTTGTAGAGGACGTGAAGAAATCTTTGGAGGCTGGAATGGACGCCCACATCTCCAAACCCCTGGACATTGACAAGGTGCTGTCCACCATAGACAGCCTTGCTAGAGGGCGGCGGCCATGA
- a CDS encoding ABC transporter substrate-binding protein, whose product MNKTVKRTLALMLAVLMLVSAFAACGNDSGNSSGSQDSSQSSEVSEDNSSEESSDVGADEPTETGWTLPSIDSEDYDEISDYYYDFNLKEFRELAEQYAAETSDQNRRWALEALAEAKLMASGVMMPTTCNGALYQISAVAPGSVTTNGWGSDDVRYQYALVTDKVLKTADRDALKDLLNEKRGTGEYRAAAIEYLESHGYKMKDSLNLTFSGLPTTYDMFASSRVGDTQYSIGSVDSLLYYDGENNELPALAESYKVSEDGKTYTFKIRQGVKWVDSQGREVADLIADDWVAGMQHLLDCQAGLETLFVGYVTGVQDYIDGKCDIDGVGIKAVDDYTLEYTLENPTPYFTSMLHYGLSLPLSRSYYTSQGGKFGDDYDSADEGNMYGRDSDHIAYCGPFLTTSVTENNSITYKANPLYWDAENVTIKEMSYLFNDGSDPTKGYNDVKSRVVDNYAINNSTLTIAKEEKMDGDEGTVFDTYIYVSSAGSASYFNFLNVNRAAWANTNNENDAVSAQTDEQKEVTHAAMNNVHFRRAVAMSVDRVAWNAQNVGDDLAALSVRNSYTPGTFVTLSEDVTVPVNGVDTTFPAGTDYGKIMQAQLDADGVKITVYKDDPDAENGRGTGDGFDGWFNVDNANEELNTALEELAANGITVDESNPVHLDFPYPSYNPSRTNAANAFKQQVEKNLGGKVIIDLIDCPDADVWRACGYNTERGYQSNFDLYDLSGWSPDYQDPCSYVDTFLPDYMGYMTKCIGIY is encoded by the coding sequence ATGAACAAGACAGTGAAGCGCACCTTGGCGCTGATGCTGGCTGTGCTGATGCTGGTGTCCGCGTTTGCCGCCTGCGGCAACGACAGCGGGAATTCCTCCGGCAGCCAGGACAGCAGCCAGAGCAGTGAGGTCTCTGAGGACAATAGCTCCGAAGAGAGCAGCGACGTGGGCGCAGACGAGCCCACCGAGACCGGCTGGACCCTCCCCAGCATCGACAGCGAGGACTATGACGAGATCTCCGACTACTACTACGATTTCAACCTCAAGGAGTTCCGTGAGCTTGCCGAGCAGTATGCCGCCGAGACCAGCGACCAGAACCGCCGCTGGGCCCTGGAGGCTCTGGCCGAGGCGAAGCTGATGGCCTCCGGCGTTATGATGCCCACCACCTGCAACGGTGCTCTGTACCAGATAAGCGCTGTTGCTCCCGGCTCCGTCACCACTAACGGCTGGGGCTCCGACGACGTGCGCTATCAGTACGCCCTGGTCACCGACAAGGTGCTGAAGACCGCTGACCGCGATGCTCTGAAGGATCTGCTGAACGAGAAGCGCGGCACCGGCGAGTACCGTGCGGCCGCCATCGAGTACCTGGAGTCCCACGGCTACAAGATGAAGGACAGCCTGAACCTGACCTTCTCCGGCCTGCCCACCACCTATGATATGTTCGCCTCCTCCCGCGTGGGCGACACCCAGTACTCCATCGGCAGCGTGGACAGCCTGCTGTACTACGACGGCGAGAACAACGAGCTCCCTGCTCTGGCCGAGAGCTATAAGGTGTCAGAGGACGGCAAGACCTATACCTTCAAGATCCGTCAGGGCGTGAAGTGGGTGGACAGCCAGGGCCGCGAGGTGGCGGACCTGATTGCCGACGACTGGGTCGCCGGTATGCAGCACCTGCTGGACTGCCAGGCTGGCCTTGAGACCCTGTTTGTGGGCTATGTCACCGGTGTGCAGGACTATATCGACGGCAAGTGTGACATCGACGGCGTTGGCATCAAGGCTGTTGACGACTACACCCTGGAGTACACCCTGGAGAATCCCACTCCCTACTTCACCTCCATGCTCCACTACGGCCTGTCCCTGCCCCTGTCCCGTTCCTACTACACCTCTCAGGGCGGCAAGTTCGGCGACGATTATGACAGCGCCGATGAGGGCAATATGTATGGCCGCGACTCCGACCATATCGCCTACTGCGGTCCCTTCCTGACCACAAGCGTTACCGAGAACAACTCCATCACCTACAAGGCCAACCCCCTGTACTGGGATGCTGAGAATGTTACCATCAAGGAAATGTCCTACCTCTTTAACGACGGTTCCGACCCCACCAAGGGCTATAACGACGTTAAGTCCAGGGTCGTCGACAACTATGCCATCAACAACTCTACCCTGACCATTGCCAAGGAGGAGAAGATGGACGGCGACGAGGGCACCGTGTTCGATACCTATATCTACGTGAGCTCCGCCGGTTCCGCCTCCTACTTCAACTTCCTGAACGTGAACCGCGCCGCCTGGGCCAACACCAATAACGAGAACGACGCTGTGTCCGCCCAGACCGACGAGCAGAAGGAAGTTACCCATGCCGCTATGAACAACGTGCACTTCCGCCGCGCCGTGGCCATGTCCGTTGACCGCGTGGCCTGGAACGCCCAGAACGTGGGCGACGACCTGGCGGCCCTCAGCGTGCGCAACTCCTACACTCCCGGCACCTTCGTCACCCTCTCCGAGGACGTGACCGTGCCCGTGAACGGCGTTGACACCACCTTCCCCGCCGGCACCGACTACGGCAAGATCATGCAGGCCCAGCTGGACGCTGACGGCGTGAAGATCACCGTGTACAAGGACGATCCCGACGCCGAGAACGGCCGCGGCACCGGCGACGGCTTCGACGGCTGGTTCAATGTTGACAACGCCAACGAGGAGCTGAACACAGCCCTTGAGGAGCTGGCCGCCAACGGCATCACCGTTGACGAGAGCAACCCGGTCCATCTGGACTTCCCCTATCCTTCTTATAACCCCAGCCGTACCAACGCGGCCAACGCGTTCAAGCAGCAGGTGGAGAAGAACCTGGGCGGCAAGGTCATCATCGACCTGATCGACTGCCCGGATGCCGACGTGTGGCGCGCCTGCGGCTACAACACCGAGCGCGGCTATCAGTCCAACTTCGACCTTTATGACCTGTCCGGCTGGTCTCCTGACTATCAGGATCCCTGCTCCTATGTGGATACCTTCCTGCCCGACTACATGGGCTACATGACCAAGTGTATTGGTATTTACTAA
- a CDS encoding ABC transporter permease, whose product MAKYILKRLIHGLISIAIVVAIVMVLIYSLLERTSIFAEDEVYRKLQNNARTTYTYRRWQDYGYLDYVNYTDWLNDQVKEGKLDPDTRNEAGDLGRKPEDDEGVVAQYVKEFTDYYEGKGFTVERLKAITSRRKVAAGGQPELFAHKDRPLSSRLWGYFSNIISIDTIHYVDEEVDIGERGLTFTTHDPVYGGDKFSPAIIGNGTKHKYLLYFNDQFPYLHQNLITVNLGTSYSVNKDRDVLETMLQTQGSYVTRRVMFPTNHEEDSADDLHTATYQEGSLAGSEMLQTRFVDDYTNVITRKGGRSKIAFSFTCGILASLMAYALGLPLGVFMARHKDGLVDKLGTFYIVFIMAVPSLAYIFLFKAIGGSMGLPTTFDVNNGTALMYVLPIVSLALPSVANLMKWLRRYMIDQMNSDYVKFARSGGLSENEIFAKHILKNAAIPIVHGIPSTILGALTGAIITERVYVVPGTGNLLTQAINFYDNGVIVGVTMFYGLLSVVSIILGDVLMSVVDPRISFTSESR is encoded by the coding sequence ATGGCAAAATACATTCTTAAAAGACTTATCCACGGCCTTATCTCTATCGCTATAGTGGTGGCGATAGTCATGGTGCTGATTTACTCCCTTCTGGAACGCACGTCCATCTTCGCCGAGGACGAGGTCTACCGCAAGCTCCAGAACAACGCCCGCACCACCTATACCTACCGCAGGTGGCAGGACTATGGCTATCTGGACTATGTGAACTACACCGACTGGCTTAATGATCAGGTCAAGGAGGGCAAGCTTGACCCCGATACCCGGAACGAGGCCGGGGACCTTGGCCGCAAGCCCGAGGACGACGAGGGCGTTGTGGCCCAGTATGTAAAGGAGTTTACAGATTACTATGAGGGCAAGGGCTTCACAGTGGAGCGGCTCAAGGCCATAACCTCCCGCAGGAAGGTGGCCGCCGGGGGCCAGCCGGAGCTGTTCGCCCATAAGGACCGTCCGCTTTCCTCCAGACTCTGGGGCTATTTCTCCAACATTATCTCTATCGACACCATTCATTATGTGGACGAGGAGGTGGACATCGGGGAGCGCGGCCTTACCTTCACCACCCACGACCCGGTATACGGCGGGGACAAATTTTCCCCGGCTATAATCGGCAACGGCACCAAGCATAAGTACCTCTTGTATTTTAACGACCAGTTCCCGTATCTGCACCAGAACCTTATAACTGTCAACCTGGGTACCTCCTATTCGGTTAACAAGGATCGGGACGTGCTGGAGACCATGCTGCAGACCCAGGGCTCCTACGTGACAAGAAGGGTGATGTTCCCCACCAACCACGAGGAGGACAGCGCCGACGACCTGCACACGGCCACGTATCAGGAGGGCTCCCTTGCGGGTTCGGAGATGCTTCAGACACGCTTTGTGGACGATTATACCAATGTGATCACCAGAAAGGGCGGCCGCTCGAAGATAGCCTTCTCCTTCACCTGCGGTATCCTGGCAAGCCTGATGGCCTACGCCCTGGGCCTGCCGCTGGGTGTGTTCATGGCCCGGCACAAGGATGGCCTTGTGGATAAGCTGGGCACCTTCTATATCGTGTTCATCATGGCCGTGCCAAGCCTTGCGTACATCTTCCTGTTCAAGGCCATAGGCGGCTCCATGGGCCTTCCCACCACCTTCGACGTAAACAACGGCACGGCGCTGATGTATGTGCTGCCCATCGTCTCCCTGGCGCTGCCCTCGGTGGCGAACCTGATGAAATGGCTCAGGCGCTACATGATAGACCAGATGAACTCGGACTATGTGAAGTTCGCCCGGTCGGGAGGCCTTTCGGAGAATGAGATATTCGCAAAGCATATCCTGAAGAACGCGGCCATACCCATCGTGCATGGCATACCCAGCACCATACTGGGGGCCCTTACCGGCGCGATTATCACAGAGCGCGTCTACGTGGTCCCCGGCACCGGCAACCTGCTGACCCAGGCCATCAACTTCTACGATAACGGCGTTATCGTGGGCGTGACCATGTTCTACGGCCTGCTGTCGGTGGTGTCCATCATCCTGGGCGACGTGCTCATGTCCGTGGTCGACCCGCGTATCTCGTTTACAAGCGAGAGCCGCTAA
- a CDS encoding ABC transporter permease has product MKSELTNLRELGVPEEELFSFVEHSDVEAEKITAPRYSYWQSVFRVFFKKKINIIMLGLLLLIILFAYVYPTLIVYDRYANITDSTTKHLLPAAAIEKFGFSLSWILGSGGSGEPTFDTVWVGSQISISLALMCAVINLTIGILLGAVWGFSKKVDVFMMEVYNTIANIPYVLLISVVVMVLTASFWSLVFALTVTGWLGVAYFIRTQVIIIRDREYNLASRCLGTSIGRIAMRNILPFMTSVIVTLAATEIPSYISYEVFLAYIGIGLKDMSLGRLIYEAEPAMVTNGWQFEFWSPVVVASIVAVVLYVVGQNLGDASDPRTHM; this is encoded by the coding sequence ATGAAATCCGAACTTACAAACCTTAGAGAGCTGGGCGTGCCCGAGGAGGAGCTGTTCTCCTTTGTGGAGCACAGCGATGTGGAGGCCGAGAAGATAACCGCCCCCAGGTACTCCTACTGGCAGTCGGTGTTCCGGGTCTTCTTCAAGAAGAAGATAAACATCATCATGCTGGGGCTTCTGCTGCTGATAATCCTCTTTGCCTATGTGTACCCCACGCTGATAGTATATGACCGCTATGCGAATATAACCGATTCCACCACAAAGCACCTTCTGCCCGCCGCCGCCATAGAGAAGTTTGGCTTCAGCCTGAGCTGGATTCTGGGCTCCGGCGGCTCTGGCGAGCCCACCTTCGACACGGTCTGGGTCGGCTCTCAGATATCCATTTCCCTGGCGCTTATGTGCGCGGTGATAAACCTGACTATCGGTATCCTGCTGGGCGCGGTGTGGGGCTTCTCCAAGAAGGTGGACGTATTCATGATGGAGGTCTATAACACCATCGCCAACATCCCCTATGTCCTGCTGATATCCGTGGTGGTGATGGTCCTTACGGCCAGCTTCTGGTCCCTGGTGTTTGCCCTGACGGTCACCGGCTGGCTGGGCGTGGCGTACTTTATCCGCACCCAGGTCATTATAATCCGGGACCGGGAGTATAACCTGGCTTCCCGGTGCTTGGGCACGTCCATCGGGCGCATTGCCATGAGGAACATTCTGCCCTTCATGACCTCGGTCATCGTGACCTTGGCCGCCACTGAGATACCCTCGTACATCTCCTATGAGGTGTTCCTGGCCTATATCGGCATAGGGCTAAAGGATATGTCCCTGGGCCGGCTGATATACGAGGCCGAGCCCGCCATGGTCACCAACGGCTGGCAGTTCGAGTTCTGGAGCCCGGTGGTGGTCGCTTCTATCGTCGCCGTGGTGTTGTACGTGGTCGGCCAGAATCTGGGCGACGCGTCCGACCCCAGGACCCATATGTAA